The Panacibacter microcysteis genome includes a window with the following:
- a CDS encoding 1-aminocyclopropane-1-carboxylate deaminase/D-cysteine desulfhydrase gives MPTYSIDLDKIYTQTLHAEWLHQRKVLLDVLRLDQLHEVVSGNKWFKLKYYLQDALLSGATSAATFGGAYSNHIVAFSYACKQAGIKSTGIIRGEEPSSLNDSLKDAKNAGMELHFTDRSSYHNREAIKKQFSNIYWVDEGGYGKPGAKGAAEILSFAPGKEKYTHIVCAVGTGTMMAGLIKSAGIHQHITGISSMKNNHTLTSQVKSLLEPHEQQKSFSVMHDFHFGGYAKHPPGLLQFMNEIWLQQLLPTDIVYTAKTLYGIKQLILNNTIPSGSSVLMIHSGGLQGNRSLPVNTLLF, from the coding sequence ATGCCAACATATAGCATAGATTTAGATAAGATTTACACGCAAACTTTGCATGCTGAATGGCTCCATCAACGTAAAGTGTTACTGGATGTATTGCGGCTTGACCAACTGCATGAAGTAGTCAGTGGCAACAAATGGTTTAAACTTAAATACTACCTGCAGGATGCGTTGTTGTCAGGAGCTACATCAGCAGCTACTTTTGGTGGTGCTTACTCCAATCATATTGTGGCATTTTCTTATGCATGCAAACAGGCCGGTATCAAATCTACCGGCATCATACGTGGCGAAGAACCATCTTCTTTAAACGACTCTTTAAAGGACGCAAAGAATGCAGGCATGGAACTTCATTTTACCGACCGATCGTCTTACCATAACAGGGAGGCTATAAAAAAACAGTTTTCCAATATTTACTGGGTTGATGAAGGAGGATATGGCAAGCCGGGAGCAAAAGGAGCTGCTGAAATACTGTCATTCGCGCCAGGTAAAGAAAAGTATACACATATTGTGTGCGCTGTTGGTACAGGAACCATGATGGCCGGCCTTATTAAAAGCGCCGGTATACATCAACATATTACAGGTATAAGCAGTATGAAAAATAACCATACACTTACAAGCCAGGTAAAAAGTTTGCTTGAGCCGCATGAGCAGCAAAAATCGTTCAGTGTTATGCACGATTTTCATTTCGGCGGCTATGCAAAACACCCGCCCGGTTTATTACAGTTTATGAATGAAATATGGCTGCAGCAACTATTACCAACAGACATCGTTTATACTGCTAAAACCTTGTACGGAATAAAGCAATTAATATTGAACAATACTATACCTTCGGGCAGCAGCGTTCTAATGATACACAGCGGCGGGCTGCAGGGAAACAGGTCTTTGCCTGTAAATACTCTTCTCTTTTGA
- a CDS encoding glutamate synthase subunit beta, translating into MGKPTGFLEFTREMPSKRAVQERVHDYKEFVERFSDEKLNQQAARCMNCGVPFCHSGCPLGNVIPEFNDAVYDKNWKEAYDILTSTNNFPEFTGRICPAPCESACVLGINQPPVAIEEIEKHIIEIAFEQKLVKARKPNLRTGKKVAVVGSGPAGLAAAAQLNYAGHTVTVYERDDAAGGLLRYGIPDFKLEKWVIDRRIALLEEEGVVFKYNANVGVNVSVNDLLREYNAIVLAGGSTDPRDLNIPGRNLKGVYYAMQFLKQQNKRVAGKDPLANANIESNIFSEELKATGKNVVVIGGGDTGSDCVGTSNRHGAKSVTQFELLPKPPEGRTPFMPWPSYPMVLKTSSSHEEGAERHWAIATKEFIADNDGNLKALKIVDLEWKVAGDGRPANFVERPGSEREIPCELALLAMGFVHPQHQGMLEQVEVELDDRGNVKATEKQFQTNISKIFACGDMRRGQSLVVWAISEGRECARRVDEFLTGHSLLESKDEAVTLLEQYQPLVF; encoded by the coding sequence ATGGGTAAGCCAACAGGTTTTTTGGAATTTACAAGAGAAATGCCGTCTAAGCGTGCAGTGCAGGAACGGGTGCACGACTACAAAGAGTTCGTGGAGCGGTTCAGCGATGAAAAACTGAACCAGCAGGCTGCGCGTTGCATGAATTGTGGTGTGCCTTTTTGCCACAGTGGTTGTCCTTTGGGCAACGTGATACCCGAATTCAATGATGCAGTCTACGACAAGAACTGGAAAGAAGCATACGACATTCTTACTTCAACAAATAACTTTCCCGAATTTACAGGTCGCATTTGCCCGGCACCCTGCGAAAGTGCATGTGTATTAGGCATCAACCAGCCACCGGTTGCAATAGAGGAAATAGAAAAACACATCATCGAAATAGCTTTTGAACAAAAACTGGTAAAAGCGAGGAAGCCAAATCTACGCACCGGCAAAAAAGTTGCTGTTGTTGGTTCTGGCCCCGCTGGTCTTGCGGCAGCAGCACAACTGAATTATGCCGGTCATACCGTTACTGTATATGAAAGAGACGATGCTGCAGGAGGCCTGTTGCGTTATGGCATTCCGGATTTTAAACTGGAAAAGTGGGTAATAGACAGGCGTATTGCCTTGCTGGAAGAAGAAGGTGTTGTTTTTAAGTACAACGCCAACGTAGGCGTAAACGTAAGTGTAAATGATCTTTTAAGGGAATATAACGCAATTGTTTTGGCTGGCGGCTCTACCGATCCCAGGGACCTGAACATACCAGGCAGAAACCTGAAAGGCGTATATTATGCCATGCAGTTTTTAAAACAGCAAAACAAACGTGTGGCTGGTAAAGATCCGCTGGCAAATGCCAACATAGAAAGCAATATTTTTTCAGAAGAACTGAAAGCGACAGGGAAGAATGTTGTTGTAATTGGTGGTGGAGATACAGGCAGTGATTGTGTTGGTACCTCTAACAGGCATGGAGCGAAATCCGTAACACAGTTTGAATTATTGCCAAAACCACCAGAAGGCCGCACACCCTTTATGCCCTGGCCATCTTACCCTATGGTACTTAAAACTTCCTCATCGCATGAAGAAGGAGCAGAAAGACATTGGGCGATAGCTACAAAGGAATTTATCGCAGATAATGACGGTAATTTAAAGGCACTGAAAATAGTAGACCTTGAATGGAAAGTTGCCGGAGATGGCAGGCCTGCAAATTTTGTGGAAAGACCAGGCAGTGAACGTGAAATTCCATGTGAACTTGCACTACTGGCGATGGGTTTTGTACACCCGCAACACCAGGGCATGCTGGAGCAGGTTGAAGTTGAACTGGATGACCGCGGGAATGTAAAAGCAACAGAAAAGCAGTTTCAGACAAATATTTCTAAAATTTTTGCCTGTGGAGATATGCGGCGCGGTCAGAGCCTCGTAGTATGGGCCATCAGCGAGGGCAGGGAGTGTGCGAGGCGTGTTGATGAGTTTCTTACGGGCCATTCATTACTCGAAAGTAAAGATGAAGCAGTAACTTTATTAGAACAGTACCAACCTTTGGTATTTTAG
- the gltB gene encoding glutamate synthase large subunit, with protein MTEQQRMAGLYDPSFEHDACGIGFVANIKGNKSHKIISDALTVLENMEHRGACGCENNTGDGAGIMIQTPHEFFFDECSKLGVHLPPFGKYGVGVIFFPRDIRLREECREIFSRCAEKLGLEILAYRKVPVNPTNIGPTALSVEPEMEQVFIICPDHINNPLEFERKLYVLRNYSTHTINSTVRKDEIGFYLASLSYKTVIYKGQLISSQVRDYFPDLSNKRVVSAFGLVHSRFATNTFPSWKLAQPFRFIAHNGEINTVQGNINWLKTSEHGFVSPFFTKEEMDMLLPIVTGGQSDSACLDNMIELLTLTGRSLPHVMMMLIPEAWDGNDMMDPVKKAFYEYHASIMEPWDGPASISFTDGKIIGATLDRNGLRPSRYCVTTDDRVIMASETGALPVHPSLVKEKGRLQPGKMFVVDMEQGRIISDDELKQQICSQKPYGEWLNKYKIRLEELPEPRVMFTHLESDQIFKYQKAFGYSTEDLETIITPMAVDGKEPIGSMGTDVPLAILSDQPQHLSSYFKQLFAQVTNPPIDPIRERMVMSLATFVGNNDNLLTEDPLSCHTVALKHPVLNNHELEQIRSIDTGIFQAKTLQTYFRADGKTGSLKRGLDRLCRYAEDAVHDGFEVIILCDRAVDSDHAAMPSLLATSAVHHHLIRKGLRGKVGLIVEAGDVWEVHHFACLLAFGATAINPYLALSTIRDLKLTGKIQTELDVEYLKKNYVKAVCDGLLKVFSKMGISTLQSYQGAQIFEIIGLNREVVDKYFTGATSRIEGMGLDEISNETLTKHYLAFSRKEIPVERLNTGGLYQWKRKGEFHLFNPQTIHLLQYATRMGDYTAFKKYSKLVNDQSEKACTLRSLFKFNHNRPSVSIDEVEPAENIFRRFATGAMSFGSISWEAHTTLAIAMNRLGGKSNTGEGGEDEARYKPLPNGDSMRSAIKQVASARFGVTSYYLTEADELQIKMAQGAKPGEGGQLPGHKVDDWIGKTRHATPGVGLISPPPHHDIYSIEDLAQLIFDLKNANRAARINVKLVSKAGVGTIAAGVAKAKADVILISGYDGGTGASPISSIKHAGLPWELGLAETHQTLVKNKLRSRVTVQADGQLKTGRDIAIAALLGAEEWGVATAALVVEGCIMMRKCHLNTCPVGVATQDPELRKRFTGDPEHVINLFKFLVQELREIMAELGFRTVNEMIGQADVLGMRENVTHWKYSKLDLSAILYKEPASEYVGLYKQEEQDHGLEDVLDWKLLEAAKPALENRQKVTGTFDIKNTDRTTGTILSNEITKIYKAEGLPADTIKYKFNGTAGQSFAAFNTKGVTFEVEGDANDYFGKGLSGAKLIIYPSKQSSFIPEENILIGNVAFYGATDGEAYIRGKAGERFCVRNSGARVVVEGVGDHGCEYMTGGVAVILGDTGRNFAAGMSGGIAYVYDVQGKFAGMCNKEMVELDPVDESDAAELHAMIQKHFDFTGSTVAQFVLKDFDNQLQHFVKVFPTDYKRALLQKKQSVQVSK; from the coding sequence ATGACTGAACAACAGCGTATGGCAGGACTGTACGATCCTTCCTTTGAGCATGATGCGTGTGGTATTGGTTTTGTGGCAAATATTAAAGGAAATAAGAGCCATAAAATTATTTCCGATGCGCTTACAGTATTGGAAAATATGGAACACCGCGGTGCCTGCGGTTGTGAAAACAATACCGGCGATGGTGCAGGTATTATGATACAAACCCCCCACGAATTTTTCTTTGATGAATGCAGTAAACTGGGTGTACACCTTCCGCCGTTTGGCAAATATGGTGTAGGGGTAATTTTTTTTCCAAGAGATATTCGTTTGCGTGAAGAATGCCGTGAAATATTCAGCCGTTGTGCGGAGAAACTCGGTCTTGAAATTCTTGCATACAGGAAAGTGCCGGTAAACCCAACCAACATTGGTCCTACGGCTTTATCTGTGGAGCCGGAAATGGAACAGGTTTTTATTATTTGCCCGGACCACATCAATAACCCGCTGGAATTTGAACGCAAATTATATGTCCTGCGTAATTACTCAACGCATACGATAAACAGTACAGTACGCAAAGATGAGATCGGATTTTATCTTGCATCGCTGTCTTACAAAACAGTTATATACAAGGGTCAGCTGATCAGTTCCCAGGTTAGAGATTATTTTCCTGACCTGTCTAATAAAAGAGTTGTATCAGCATTCGGGCTTGTACACTCAAGATTTGCTACCAATACATTTCCTTCCTGGAAACTTGCACAGCCTTTCAGGTTTATAGCACATAACGGTGAAATAAATACCGTACAGGGCAATATTAACTGGCTTAAAACAAGCGAGCATGGCTTTGTATCTCCATTCTTCACAAAAGAAGAAATGGATATGCTGTTGCCTATTGTTACCGGTGGGCAAAGTGATTCAGCCTGTCTCGATAATATGATTGAGCTGCTTACACTTACAGGTCGTTCGCTGCCACATGTAATGATGATGCTGATACCGGAGGCATGGGATGGTAACGACATGATGGATCCTGTAAAGAAAGCATTTTATGAATATCATGCTTCTATCATGGAGCCATGGGATGGCCCGGCATCCATTTCATTTACTGATGGAAAAATAATCGGGGCAACACTAGACAGGAACGGTTTACGGCCTTCCCGGTATTGTGTTACTACAGACGACCGTGTAATCATGGCGTCCGAAACAGGTGCGTTACCAGTTCATCCCTCACTGGTAAAAGAAAAAGGCAGGCTTCAGCCAGGTAAGATGTTCGTGGTGGATATGGAGCAGGGCCGTATTATAAGCGATGATGAACTGAAGCAGCAGATCTGTTCCCAGAAACCATATGGCGAATGGCTGAACAAATACAAAATTCGACTCGAAGAGTTGCCTGAACCAAGAGTGATGTTTACCCACCTCGAAAGTGACCAGATTTTTAAATACCAGAAAGCATTTGGTTATTCCACGGAAGACCTGGAAACCATTATCACGCCCATGGCTGTAGATGGCAAAGAACCGATTGGTTCTATGGGTACTGATGTGCCACTCGCTATTCTTAGCGACCAGCCGCAACATTTGTCATCTTATTTCAAACAACTCTTTGCACAGGTAACCAATCCTCCGATCGATCCGATAAGGGAAAGAATGGTTATGTCTCTCGCAACATTTGTAGGAAATAACGACAACCTGCTTACAGAAGATCCGCTTTCCTGCCATACAGTGGCATTAAAGCACCCCGTGTTGAACAATCATGAGCTTGAACAGATCAGGAGTATAGATACCGGCATATTCCAGGCTAAAACATTACAGACATATTTCAGGGCCGACGGAAAGACCGGTTCTCTTAAAAGAGGTCTTGATCGTCTTTGCCGGTATGCTGAAGATGCCGTGCATGACGGCTTTGAAGTAATTATTTTGTGCGACCGCGCTGTTGACAGCGATCACGCCGCCATGCCTTCTTTACTGGCAACTTCAGCGGTACACCATCATCTTATAAGAAAAGGTTTACGTGGTAAAGTAGGCCTGATTGTGGAAGCAGGGGACGTTTGGGAAGTACATCATTTTGCCTGCCTGCTGGCTTTTGGCGCAACCGCCATTAATCCATACCTGGCTTTGTCAACCATACGCGATCTGAAGCTTACAGGCAAAATACAGACCGAGCTGGATGTGGAGTATCTCAAGAAAAATTATGTAAAAGCTGTATGCGATGGTCTTTTAAAGGTATTTTCTAAAATGGGCATTTCCACCCTGCAATCTTACCAGGGTGCGCAGATATTTGAGATCATTGGTTTAAACAGAGAGGTAGTTGATAAATATTTTACCGGCGCCACTTCAAGGATTGAGGGTATGGGGCTCGATGAAATCAGTAATGAAACACTTACCAAACATTACCTTGCTTTTAGCCGTAAAGAAATACCGGTAGAAAGGTTGAATACCGGTGGCCTGTACCAGTGGAAACGTAAAGGCGAATTTCATTTGTTTAATCCGCAAACCATTCACCTGTTGCAGTATGCTACAAGGATGGGCGATTATACGGCTTTTAAAAAATACAGTAAGCTTGTTAATGATCAGAGTGAAAAAGCCTGCACATTGCGTAGCCTGTTTAAATTTAATCACAACAGGCCTTCGGTGTCGATCGACGAAGTAGAGCCTGCAGAAAATATCTTCAGGCGTTTTGCTACCGGCGCTATGAGCTTTGGCTCTATCTCCTGGGAAGCTCATACCACGCTTGCTATTGCTATGAACCGCCTGGGTGGCAAAAGCAATACCGGCGAGGGTGGAGAAGATGAAGCACGTTATAAACCATTGCCAAATGGTGACAGTATGCGTTCTGCCATTAAGCAGGTTGCGTCTGCACGTTTTGGTGTAACAAGTTACTATCTCACGGAAGCAGACGAATTACAGATCAAAATGGCCCAGGGTGCCAAGCCTGGTGAAGGCGGTCAGCTCCCAGGCCATAAAGTAGACGACTGGATTGGTAAAACAAGGCATGCTACACCGGGCGTGGGTTTAATTTCACCGCCGCCTCACCACGATATCTATTCCATAGAAGATCTTGCCCAGTTAATCTTCGATCTTAAAAATGCTAATCGTGCAGCACGTATCAATGTAAAGCTTGTCTCAAAAGCAGGTGTTGGTACCATAGCTGCAGGTGTGGCAAAGGCTAAAGCAGATGTGATATTGATCTCGGGCTACGATGGCGGAACAGGTGCGTCACCAATCAGTTCTATCAAACATGCAGGATTACCTTGGGAACTTGGCCTTGCTGAAACACACCAGACACTTGTAAAAAATAAGTTGCGCAGTCGCGTAACCGTTCAGGCAGATGGCCAGTTGAAAACAGGCCGGGATATTGCGATTGCGGCATTGCTGGGTGCGGAAGAGTGGGGTGTAGCCACAGCAGCGCTGGTGGTGGAAGGTTGTATCATGATGCGTAAGTGTCATCTGAACACCTGTCCTGTTGGAGTAGCCACGCAAGACCCCGAACTGCGTAAACGTTTCACCGGCGATCCCGAGCATGTGATCAACCTGTTCAAATTTCTCGTGCAGGAACTACGCGAAATAATGGCTGAACTAGGCTTCAGGACAGTCAATGAAATGATCGGGCAGGCAGATGTACTGGGTATGCGTGAAAACGTTACGCACTGGAAATACAGCAAGCTTGATCTGTCAGCCATATTATACAAAGAACCGGCCAGTGAATATGTGGGTTTGTACAAACAGGAAGAACAGGATCACGGCCTGGAGGATGTGCTCGATTGGAAATTACTGGAAGCCGCCAAACCTGCGCTCGAAAACAGGCAAAAGGTTACGGGCACATTCGATATAAAAAATACTGACAGAACCACAGGTACCATACTCTCCAACGAAATAACGAAAATATACAAAGCAGAAGGTTTGCCTGCCGATACTATCAAATACAAATTCAATGGCACTGCAGGACAGAGTTTTGCTGCCTTTAATACAAAGGGTGTAACATTCGAGGTAGAAGGCGACGCCAATGATTATTTTGGAAAAGGCCTGAGTGGTGCCAAACTGATCATCTACCCTTCTAAACAATCATCTTTTATTCCTGAAGAAAATATTCTTATTGGTAATGTGGCTTTTTATGGCGCAACAGACGGAGAAGCCTATATACGTGGTAAGGCCGGCGAGCGTTTCTGTGTACGCAACTCCGGCGCACGGGTGGTGGTAGAAGGTGTAGGAGACCACGGCTGTGAATATATGACCGGCGGTGTTGCTGTAATACTTGGTGACACAGGCAGAAACTTTGCTGCTGGTATGAGTGGCGGTATTGCTTATGTGTACGATGTGCAGGGCAAATTTGCCGGCATGTGCAACAAAGAAATGGTTGAGCTAGACCCTGTTGATGAAAGCGATGCAGCTGAATTGCACGCTATGATTCAAAAACATTTCGATTTCACCGGCAGCACGGTCGCACAATTCGTTTTAAAGGATTTCGACAACCAGTTGCAGCATTTTGTAAAAGTGTTTCCTACAGATTATAAACGGGCATTGCTGCAAAAAAAGCAGTCTGTACAGGTAAGCAAATAA
- the lipB gene encoding lipoyl(octanoyl) transferase LipB → MPGKIFLQDIGQRHYKEVWDYQEKLLQQSIQIKQQQQLPQNYLLFTEHYPVYTLGKNGKPVHILIDEAERIAKSIEYFHINRGGDITFHGIGQLVGYPIFDLDQFKTDLGWYLRSLEEVIILTIAEYGLEGKRSAGETGVWLEPGIKGAERKICAMGIRCSRWITMHGFALNINTDLSYFKYIVPCGIQDKQVTSIEKELGYAVSMDEVKEKIKRNFEKVFDTSFA, encoded by the coding sequence ATGCCCGGAAAAATTTTCTTGCAGGACATTGGTCAAAGACATTATAAAGAAGTGTGGGATTACCAGGAAAAACTTCTTCAGCAAAGCATACAAATAAAACAACAGCAGCAATTGCCGCAAAATTATTTGCTGTTTACCGAGCATTACCCGGTGTATACATTAGGCAAAAACGGAAAACCAGTGCATATACTGATTGATGAGGCTGAAAGAATAGCAAAATCAATCGAATATTTTCATATTAACAGGGGTGGCGATATTACTTTTCATGGAATAGGTCAGTTGGTCGGTTACCCTATTTTTGACCTTGACCAGTTTAAGACCGACCTGGGATGGTATTTGAGAAGCCTGGAAGAAGTGATCATTCTTACCATTGCAGAATATGGCCTGGAAGGTAAAAGAAGTGCCGGCGAAACAGGTGTGTGGCTTGAGCCTGGAATTAAAGGTGCGGAGCGAAAAATCTGCGCAATGGGCATACGATGCAGCAGGTGGATAACCATGCATGGTTTTGCGTTGAACATAAACACAGACTTATCTTACTTTAAATATATAGTACCATGTGGTATACAGGATAAGCAGGTAACCTCTATTGAAAAGGAGTTGGGTTATGCAGTATCAATGGATGAGGTGAAGGAAAAAATAAAAAGAAATTTTGAAAAAGTTTTTGACACATCTTTTGCCTGA
- a CDS encoding PDZ domain-containing protein: MKAFIKPVLLGLSLVFTTGLFAQTEKEELKEKKEKREKKESDVIIRKKGNSKEKMTIVIEGDQVTVNGKPVEDFKSDDLLILKNGEDFDMVMPPLPPVAMAPGSFGGSFDTEDFSGDFDGNIIREIRSNKAFLGVMTKKVADGASITEVTKESAAEKAGFKTGDIITKVNDTKITDADDLYKAIGSYKPEEKVTITYKRDGKENKATVVLGENKQVRVYSWNNNNDDAGNMYFNRRAPRVEGFGNGYPFDWSNKPRLGVQIQETEDGKGVKVLDVDADEAAGKAGIQENDIITSVNGKAITSLQELKDVMRNAKQGDTVKLDILRDGKPQVINIRFPKELKTTDL; this comes from the coding sequence ATGAAAGCCTTCATCAAACCGGTTTTACTTGGATTATCCCTGGTTTTTACAACCGGGCTATTTGCACAAACTGAGAAAGAGGAATTAAAGGAAAAGAAAGAAAAGAGGGAAAAAAAGGAGAGTGATGTCATTATTCGCAAAAAGGGCAACTCAAAGGAAAAAATGACGATTGTAATAGAAGGAGACCAGGTTACTGTAAATGGTAAGCCAGTAGAAGATTTTAAGAGCGATGATTTACTGATACTAAAAAATGGGGAAGACTTTGATATGGTTATGCCGCCTTTGCCACCTGTAGCAATGGCTCCCGGTTCTTTTGGCGGTAGTTTCGATACAGAAGATTTCAGTGGCGATTTTGACGGTAACATAATCAGGGAAATACGCAGCAACAAAGCCTTCCTGGGTGTAATGACCAAAAAGGTGGCTGACGGCGCGTCTATTACAGAAGTAACCAAAGAAAGCGCAGCAGAAAAAGCGGGTTTTAAAACCGGCGATATAATTACCAAAGTAAACGACACAAAAATTACTGATGCTGATGATCTCTATAAAGCAATAGGATCTTACAAGCCCGAAGAAAAAGTAACCATAACCTACAAACGCGATGGCAAAGAAAATAAAGCAACCGTTGTATTGGGCGAAAACAAACAGGTGAGGGTTTATTCGTGGAATAACAATAACGACGATGCAGGAAATATGTACTTCAACAGAAGAGCACCCCGTGTAGAAGGTTTTGGTAATGGATATCCTTTCGACTGGAGCAATAAGCCCCGCCTCGGTGTACAAATCCAGGAAACAGAAGATGGCAAAGGTGTAAAAGTGTTGGATGTAGACGCAGATGAGGCCGCTGGTAAGGCAGGCATCCAGGAAAATGATATCATCACTTCCGTTAACGGTAAAGCGATCACGTCTTTGCAGGAACTGAAAGACGTAATGAGAAATGCTAAACAGGGCGATACCGTAAAACTGGATATCCTCAGAGATGGAAAACCACAGGTAATCAATATCAGGTTTCCAAAAGAATTGAAAACAACCGATCTGTAG
- the ispE gene encoding 4-(cytidine 5'-diphospho)-2-C-methyl-D-erythritol kinase yields MVVFPNCKINLGLNIIRKRPDGYHDLETVFYPLPLTDALEVIQPAAAPAGINFSMSGLPVQGTAENNLCIKAYHLLKNEFPQIPPVQMHLHKAIPMGAGLGGGSADGAFTLKLLNDKFNLGINAERLVQYALQLGSDCPFFIYNKPCFATGRGEVMNTLPLDLSAYKIIIVNPGIHINTGWAFSRVIPALPPHSIKDIVQQPVEKWQQQLINDFEAPVLSAHPSLKELKEKLQNLGALYVSMSGSGSTFFGIFEKNAPLQSAHFPGTYFVRVFE; encoded by the coding sequence GTGGTTGTTTTCCCAAATTGTAAAATAAACCTTGGTCTCAATATTATACGCAAAAGACCAGACGGCTACCACGATCTTGAAACCGTTTTTTACCCGCTTCCGCTTACAGACGCCCTTGAAGTAATACAACCAGCCGCAGCACCTGCAGGTATCAATTTCTCCATGTCCGGTTTACCTGTGCAAGGCACAGCAGAAAACAATCTTTGCATAAAGGCTTACCATCTTTTAAAAAACGAATTTCCGCAAATACCACCTGTACAAATGCACCTGCACAAAGCCATTCCCATGGGGGCCGGCCTTGGCGGCGGAAGCGCCGACGGAGCTTTTACGTTGAAACTCCTTAACGATAAGTTTAACCTTGGCATAAACGCAGAGCGGCTGGTGCAGTATGCACTGCAACTGGGCAGCGATTGTCCTTTTTTTATTTATAATAAACCTTGTTTTGCCACCGGCCGCGGAGAGGTGATGAACACCTTGCCGCTCGATTTGAGTGCTTATAAAATCATTATCGTAAACCCCGGTATTCATATAAATACGGGCTGGGCATTTAGCCGGGTAATTCCCGCACTGCCTCCGCATTCAATAAAAGACATTGTGCAGCAGCCTGTAGAAAAATGGCAGCAGCAACTCATCAACGATTTTGAAGCACCGGTGCTCTCCGCACATCCCTCTTTGAAAGAGTTAAAAGAAAAATTGCAAAACCTCGGCGCTTTATATGTTTCCATGAGCGGCAGCGGCAGTACATTCTTTGGCATTTTTGAAAAAAATGCGCCCCTTCAGTCAGCACATTTTCCAGGTACTTATTTTGTTCGGGTGTTCGAATGA
- a CDS encoding bifunctional nuclease family protein — translation MKKIELEIVALSHSITQTHSYAVVLGEVNGLRRLPIVIGGFEAQAIAVALERMQPSRPLTHDLMKNFMNAFNVELMEIVINDLQEGIFYSKLICISEHDTVEIDSRTSDALALAVRFGCPIYTYDNILESAGILMEDNNKKKSSDIPVEEVSETSREELSKMSLEELNTLLNDVLEQEDYIKAIAIRDEINKRK, via the coding sequence ATGAAGAAGATAGAACTGGAAATCGTGGCGCTGTCACATAGCATTACTCAAACGCATTCCTACGCGGTCGTGTTAGGAGAAGTGAATGGTTTGCGCCGTTTGCCCATTGTTATCGGTGGTTTTGAAGCACAGGCCATAGCAGTTGCGCTCGAAAGAATGCAGCCAAGCAGACCGCTTACGCACGACCTTATGAAAAACTTTATGAATGCTTTTAATGTAGAGCTCATGGAAATTGTTATCAACGATCTGCAGGAAGGCATTTTTTACTCCAAGCTTATTTGCATCAGCGAGCACGATACGGTAGAGATCGACAGCCGCACCAGCGATGCACTTGCTTTAGCCGTTCGTTTTGGATGCCCCATTTATACTTATGACAACATCCTCGAAAGCGCAGGCATTCTTATGGAAGACAACAATAAGAAAAAATCGTCTGATATACCGGTGGAAGAAGTGTCCGAAACTTCCAGGGAAGAGCTTTCTAAAATGAGCCTGGAAGAACTGAACACGCTCCTCAATGATGTGCTGGAGCAGGAAGACTACATAAAAGCTATCGCAATAAGAGACGAAATAAATAAGCGAAAATAA